Proteins from a single region of Thunnus albacares chromosome 16, fThuAlb1.1, whole genome shotgun sequence:
- the LOC122965632 gene encoding cartilage intermediate layer protein 2-like: MSIANCQFEYICPECWTDWFDRDNPSGTGDWETLYNLRKENPGKICPKPVDIEARTLSGLSVAQAGDLHTQSDPSVGFICKNQDQPTRMCNDYRVRFSCHPPFCGDGGTV; encoded by the exons ATGTCTATTGCAAATTGTCAATTTGAATACATTTGTCCAGAATGCTGGACAGACTGGTTTGATAGAGATAATCCCAGTGGAACTGGAGACTGGGAGACCCTCTACAATCTTCGTAAGGAGAACCCAGGAAAGATCTGCCCTAAACCAGTGGATATCGAGGCCCGAACTCTTTCTGGTCTCAGTGTGGCTCAGGCAGGTGATCTCCACACTCA ATCAGACCCATCTGTAGGATTCATCTGCAAAAACCAGGACCAACCCACAAGGATGTGTAATGATTATCGTGTTCGTTTCAGCTGTCATCCCCCTTTCTGCGGTGATGGAGGTACTGTATGA
- the efhc1 gene encoding EF-hand domain-containing protein 1, with protein sequence MSWNWNSHGLPFLPGYTFRDVTKSAFHRSQTLDYRNGYALPRRPTVGIGQDPLLSEELIQQEISGLSFETSDVTYGSFDHSQYEDFIPAHVALNKKVLRFYAYFEEEILFSPEEVYRVRPVVIYYYLEDDSMCIIEPTVENSGIPQGKRIKRQRLPKNERGEHYQWKDLNLGMDLKVYGVKYHITHCDAFTKEFMESEGIVLNDPEQMPVDPYSKHHKNLQPSFTTPSEFDRMHQFLTMDRKVLRFFALWDDADSLYGEIRPVTIQYYLVDDTVEIREVHESNSGRDPFPVLLRRQRLPKKIKSETFPTCVLEVSKEEVDEFYSPKDFQVGETMTLLGRRFLLCDCDGFTKDYYQKNHPDMTMKPIEVPKKVEVLQDRKKEVPPYNGFGSLEDSLQNCLSLIPKPPKKNVQKMLENDHKVLRYSARLDSPIPADEGRRFILSYFLANDMISIFEKPTRNSGILGGKFLEKTFIHKPGSTVENPEFYSPADFAIGATVEVFGHRFVLTDADHYVMTYLESISSQIPFQTLDSIRQKLGGETANNQPADQNGEKNIAEPSS encoded by the exons atgtcTTGGAACTGGAACAGCCACGGGTTACCGTTTTTACCAGGATACACTTTTCGGGATGTGACG AAATCTGCCTTCCATCGATCCCAGACGCTGGACTACAGGAATGGTTATGCTCTACCCCGTCGCCCCACTGTAGGGATCGGACAGGATCCTCTCTTATCTGAGGAGTTAATCCAGCAGGAGATCAGTGGGTTGTCCTTTGAGACATCAGACGTTACTTATGGCTCCTTTGACCACAGCCAATACGAAGACTTCATCCCAGCTCATGTGGCCCTTAACAAGAAG GTGCTGCGCTTTTATGCATACTTCGAGGAGGAAATTCTGTTCTCCCCAGAGGAGGTTTACCGTGTGCGCCCCGTAGTCATTTACTACTACCTTGAGGATGACAGCATGTGCATCATTGAGCCCACAGTGGAGAATTCTGGGATACCACAGGGAAAGCGGATCAAACGCCAGCGTCTGCCCAAGAATGAACGTGGTGAACATTACCAATGGAAAGACCTCAACCTTGGTATGGACCTGAAGGTGTACGGGGTCAAGTACCACATCACACATTGTGATGCTTTTACAAAG GAATTTATGGAAAGTGAGGGTATAGTTCTGAACGACCCTGAGCAAATGCCAGTAGATCCTTACAGCAAACATCACAAAAACCTTCAGCCTTCCTTCACAACACCCTCCGAATTCGACCGCATGCACCAGTTTCTGACCATGGACCGCAAG GTGCTGCGTTTCTTTGCCCTGTGGGACGATGCTGACTCTCTGTATGGGGAGATCAGGCCTGTTACCATCCAATATTACCTGGTGGACGACACGGTGGAGATCAGAGAGGTCCACGAATCAAATAGCGGCCGAGATCCCTTCCCTGTCCTGTTGCGCAGACAGAGGCTTCCCAAGAAAATCAAGTCTG AGACCTTCCCCACTTGTGTGCTGGAGGTCTCAAAAGAGGAAGTGGATGAATTCTACTCCCCCAAAGACTTCCAGGTCGGTGAAACGATGACGCTGTTGGGACGTCGCTTCTTGCTGTGTGACTGTGATGGCTTCACTAAAGACTATTATCAGAAGAACCACCCAGACATGACAATGAAACCCATAGAGGTACCAAAGAAGGTAGAGGTGCTTCAGGACAGGAAGAAG GAGGTTCCTCCTTACAATGGTTTTGGTTCACTTGAAGACTCTCTCCAGAACTGTTTGTCTCTAATTCCCAAGCCTCCCAAAAAGAACGTGCAAAAGATGTTGGAGAACGACCACAAAGTGTTGCGCTACAGTGCCAGGCTG GACTCCCCGATTCCTGCGGATGAGGGCCGACGTTTTATTCTGTCCTACTTCCTGGCCAATGACATGATCAGTATTTTTGAAAAGCCCACCCGCAACTCTGGTATCCTCGGTGGCAAGTTCCTGGAAAAGACATTCATCCATAAGCCAGGTTCTACTGTGGAAAATCCTGAGTTCTACTCACCTGCAGACTTTGCTATTGGAGCTACTGTGGAGG tGTTTGGCCACCGCTTTGTGTTGACCGATGCTGACCACTATGTGATGACGTACCTGGAGTCCATCTCAAGCCAGATTCCTTTTCAGACACTGGATTCTATTCGCCAGAAGCTTGGGGGTGAAACTGCAAATAACCAGCCTGCTGACCAAAACG gTGAGAAAAATATAGCAGAGCCATCTTCATGA
- the LOC122965597 gene encoding protein eva-1 homolog A isoform X2: MNPIFNSTPSSNMALISNALAAYTYISDHPERAALFFVCGVCLGLFLTLFALVVQISCRTDCQPRQRPPAKKRARPADSSTDSSDSDSDWDTTSDLSARRHRRFERTLNMNVFTSAEELERAQRLEERERIIREIWMNGQPDIPGTRSLNRYY; encoded by the exons ATGAATCCCATCTTCAATTCCACCCCTAGCTCCAACATGGCTCTCATCAGCAACGCGCTGGCAGCCTACACCTACATATCAG ACCACCCAGAGAGGGCAGCACTCTTCTTCGTCTGTGGCGTGTGTTTGGGCCTCTTCCTCACACTCTTCGCCCTGGTGGTCCAGATCTCCTGCCGCACCGACTGCCAGCCCCGCCAGCGGCCTCCTGCCAAGAAACGAGCACGCCCCGCTGACTCGTCCACCGATTCCAGTGACTCGGACTCGGACTGGGACACCACCTCGGACCTGTCTGCACGGCGGCACCGTCGTTTCGAACGCACGCTTAACATGAACGTGTTCACGTCGGCGGAAGAGCTGGAAAGAGCTCAGAGgttggaggagagggagagaatcaTCCGAGAGATCTGGATGAACGGGCAACCTGACATCCCCGGGACACGGAGCCTCAATCGGTATTACTGA